The following coding sequences are from one Luteolibacter yonseiensis window:
- a CDS encoding SET domain-containing protein — protein sequence MAAKKTGKNSVAEQNTLHRKLLELWKRGQSEHCEVRGSEIHGRGVYATTFIPKETKIIEYVGELIDKTTSEKRGISQQEKSVTTGDAAVYIFTLSKNYDIDGNVPWNTARLINHSCAPNCEAWIEGRKIFIHALRDIDAGEELTFDYGFDVECYEDHPCRCGKDGCVGYIVSRSQWKDLAKKLEAKALAG from the coding sequence ATGGCAGCGAAGAAGACCGGGAAAAACAGCGTCGCGGAACAAAACACACTCCATCGCAAGCTCTTGGAATTATGGAAACGGGGACAGAGCGAACACTGTGAGGTCCGCGGTTCCGAGATCCACGGACGGGGCGTCTACGCCACCACCTTCATTCCCAAGGAGACGAAGATCATCGAATACGTCGGTGAGCTGATCGACAAGACGACCAGCGAGAAACGCGGCATTTCCCAACAGGAAAAATCCGTCACCACGGGTGATGCCGCCGTCTACATCTTCACTCTTTCCAAGAACTATGACATTGATGGAAATGTCCCTTGGAACACCGCGCGCCTCATCAATCATTCCTGTGCCCCGAACTGCGAGGCATGGATCGAAGGTAGGAAGATATTCATCCACGCCCTGAGGGACATCGATGCCGGCGAGGAGCTTACCTTTGACTATGGGTTCGATGTGGAATGCTACGAAGACCATCCCTGCCGCTGCGGCAAGGACGGCTGCGTCGGCTACATCGTCAGCCGCAGCCAGTGGAAGGACCTGGCAAAGAAGTTGGAAGCGAAGGCGCTGGCAGGCTGA